A genomic region of Dreissena polymorpha isolate Duluth1 chromosome 4, UMN_Dpol_1.0, whole genome shotgun sequence contains the following coding sequences:
- the LOC127876260 gene encoding lysine-rich nucleolar protein 1-like yields the protein MGKHKRKHQESSKDEVYVERFNQELQQKCSDMPVTNDPSPEHKHKKKVKKDLDQKDYEVCTVSNLIENVNDFDDKNKKKKKAKKRRREEQTDDASTTPSLNIEDSIMMAGQEEEGIVKKKKKKRKQRGNETVNGIEINERNMDEKQTCVADVSGEATDERKKKKTKRKKKKRTDDESNEKQRKTQFESHVYCNAKTVSSNEDRNHLNTSCNLASATTVGQWGSAEFEDNSRQNKFFRLLGGLKNKDSAVGIQSKFQLGKNSIQSGGGKAMNRTQQETYAKTLETDFQKALTCNVNRGIGLGFAKPASEGKKFHIDVYQSKSIKFDD from the coding sequence ATGGGTAAACACAAGAGAAAACATCAAGAGAGTTCCAAAGACGAGGTGTATGTAGAGAGGTTCAACCAAGAGCTACAACAAAAATGTTCAGATATGCCTGTAACCAATGATCCATCACCAGAACACAAACACAAAAAGAAGGTGAAGAAAGATTTGGACCAAAAAGACTATGAGGTGTGTACAGTTTCCAATCTTATAGAAAATGTTAACGATTTTGACGATAAaaataagaagaagaaaaaggCAAAAAAGAGAAGAAGGGAAGAGCAAACTGATGATGCTTCAACAACCCCATCATTGAATATCGAAGATTCGATTATGATGGCTGGTCAAGAAGAGGAGGGTATtgttaagaagaaaaaaaagaaaaggaaaCAGAGAGGCAATGAAACTGTAAATGGAATTGAGATAAATGAAAGAAATATGgatgaaaaacaaacatgtgtagcAGATGTCAGTGGTGAAGCAACTGATGAAaggaaaaagaagaaaacaaagaGAAAGAAGAAAAAGAGAACTGATGATGAGTCAAATGAAAAACAACGCAAAACTCAGTTTGAAAGTCATGTATATTGTAATGCAAAAACTGTGTCATCAAATGAAGATAGAAATCACTTAAACACAAGTTGCAATTTAGCTTCAGCCACAACTGTTGGTCAGTGGGGATCTGCGGAATTTGAAGACAACAGCAGACAGAATAAGTTCTTTAGACTGCTAGGAGGACTAAAGAATAAAGATTCAGCAGTGGGGATACAGAGCAAGTTTCAACTTGGAAAGAATAGTATTCAATCAGGTGGTGGCAAAGCAATGAACAGAACACAGCAGGAAACATATGCCAAAACATTAGAAACAGATTTTCAGAAGGCTTTAACTTGTAATGTCAACAGAGGTATTGGACTTGGTTTTGCAAAACCAGCGTCTGAAGGAAAGAAATTTCACATTGATGTTTATCAATCCAAATCAATAAAATTTGATGATTAA